A window from Canis lupus baileyi chromosome 4, mCanLup2.hap1, whole genome shotgun sequence encodes these proteins:
- the SPOCK2 gene encoding testican-2: protein MRAPGCGRLVLPLLLLAAAALAEGDAKGLKEGETPGNFMEDEQWLSSISQYSGKIKHWNRFRDVSQAEDDYIKSWEDNQQGDEALDTTKDPCQKVKCSRHKVCIAQGYQRAMCISRKKLEHRIKQPTLKLPGNKDTICKPCHMAPLASVCGSDGHTYSSVCKLEQQACLSSKQLTVRCEGPCPCPTEQASLSTTDGKPETCTGQDLADLGDRLRDWFQLLHENAKQNGSAGSGANLASGLDKSLGASCKDSIGWMFSKLDTSADLFLDQTELAAINLDKYEVCIRPFFNSCDTYKDGRVSTAEWCFCFWREKPPCLAELERIQIQEASKKKPGIFIPSCDEDGYYRKLQCDQSSGDCWCVDQLGLELTGTRTHGSPDCDDIVGFSGDFGSGVGWEDEEEKETEEAGEEAEEEEGEAGESDDGGYIW, encoded by the exons ATGCGCGCCCCGGGCTGCGGGCGGCTggtgctgccgctgctgctgctcgCTGCGGCCGCCCTGGCCGAAGGCGACGCCAAAGGGCTCAAGGAGGGCGAGACCCCCGGCAATTTCATGGAGGACGAGCAATGGCTGTCGTCCATCTCGCAGTACAGCGGCAAGATCAAGCACTGGAACCGCTTTCGAGACGTGA GCCAAGCcgag GATGACTACATCAAGAGCTGGGAGGACAATCAGCAAGGAGATGAAG CCCTGGACACCACCAAGGACCCCTGCCAGAAGGTTAAGTGCAGCCGTCACAAGGTGTGCATCGCCCAGGGCTACCAGAGGGCCATGTGCATCAGCCGCAAGAAGCTAGAGCACAG GATCAAGCAGCCCACCCTGAAGCTCCCTGGAAACAAAGACACCATCTGCAAGCCCTGCCACATGGCCCCACTCGCCTCAGTCTGTGGCTCTGATGGCCACACTTACAGCTCAGTG TGTAAGCTGGAGCAGCAGGCGTGCCTGAGCAGCAAGCAGCTGACCGTGAGATGTGagggcccctgcccctgccccacagaGCAGGCCTCCCTCTCCACCACCGATGGCAAGCCAG AGACCTGCACAGGTCAAGACCTGGCTGACCTGGGGGACCGGCTGCGAGACTGGTTCCAGCTCCTTCACGAGAACGCCAAGCAGAATGGCTCGGCCGGCAGTGGGGCCAACCTGGCCAGCG GGCTGGACAAGAGCCTGGGGGCCAGCTGCAAGGACTCCATTGGCTGGATGTTCTCCAAGCTGGACACCAGCGCCGACCTCTTCCTGGACCAGACAGAGCTGGCCGCCATCAACCTGGACAAGTATGAGGTCTGCATCCGCCCCTTCTTCAATTCCTGCGACACCTACAAGGACGGCCGCGTCTCCACCGCTGAGTGGTGCTTCTGCTTCTGGAGGGAGA AGCCTCCCTGCCTGGCTGAGCTGGAGcgcatccagatccaggaggcttCCAAGAAGAAGCCAG GAATCTTCATCCCGAGCTGTGATGAGGACGGCTACTACCGGAAGCTGCAGTGTGACCAGAGCAGCGGTGACTGCTGGTGTGTGGACCagctgggcctggagctgacAGGCACCCGCACGCACGGCAGCCCCGACTGCG ATGACATCGTGGGCTTCTCAGGTGACTTTGGGAGTGGTGTCGGCTgggaggacgaggaggagaaGGAGACGGAGGAAGCAGGcgaggaggctgaggaggaagaAGGCGAGGCGGGCGAGTCCGACGATGGAGGCTACATCTGGTAG